The Effusibacillus pohliae DSM 22757 genomic sequence CGACCGGTTGGTCAGCCTGCTCCGGGAGGACAAGCAGGCCCAGCCGGATCTCCCGATCCGGCTGGCGGTTGTCTACACGCAGGATGAACAGGCGGCGAGAGAGTTCCAGGACCGGATTCGCCAGGAATTCCCCGATGTCGAACCGGATTTGAGCGAGCTGGGCCCGGTGATCGGGACACACGTCGGCCCGGGCATGCTGGCGATTTGCTATTATTTGGGATGAAGCTTTGATGAGCCTGCGCGATTATTGGGAAACGTTTTTGGGACTCCTGTTTCCGCAGGAACGCTCCTGCATCGCCTGCCGGGGTCCGTTGCCCGAAACGGACCTGCCCGGACAGGGATGGGGTCGGGAACCGGCGAACGGGCGACAACTGTGGCCGAAGGGCGAAGCGGGAGCGAATGGTCGGGATGGATTGCCACTGACGCTCGAGGAAGGTCAATGGCTACCGGAAAAGGAACTGTGCGCCCGATGCCAGTCAGTGCTTCTTCCGATTGAACCGCCCCTGTGCCTGCTCTGCGGACGCCACCTGTCGGAACCGGGACGCTGCCCGGAATGCGAGCGGGAAACATCGTTTGTCCTGTCCCGATCCTTCGGCAAATACGAAGGAGTTCTCCGCGATTTGCTGCACCGCTTCAAATTTTCCCGCGAAGAGGATCTTGGCATTGTGTTGGGCGCTTGTTTGCAGGCCGCGTGGGATCTGCACATGGCCCATTTTCCGATCGATTGGCTGGTGCCGGTCCCCATCCACCCGGAACGCTTGAAGGAACGCGGTTACAACCAGGCGGAGCGGCTTGCCCTGCAGCTCTCCTCCTATTCGAAAATCCCCTGTCTGCCCGCACTGCGACGAACTCTCTACTTGAAAGGCCAAGCTACAAGAGATCGCCGGGAACGGCTGAAAGCATTGCAAGGAACGTATGTTTGCGATCCGGATTTTTCGGACCGGATTTGCGGTGCCTGCATCCTGTTGGTGGACGATATCTACACGACCGGTTCGACGGCGGAAGCTTGCGCCCATGCACTGCGGCAGGCAGGCGCGGGGCAGGTGTATGTGCTGACGGTTGCGAGATAGGGGGGTGTATGGAATCGGGTCTGGTCGAAAAGCAAATTTTTCATTAGGCTATTTTCGAAAATTGTTTCCATTGACACACAACCTAAGGCTATGGCAAATATAGGTTAAGAAACATTGTTTTCTGGAAGCTGCTTTCTGTAGGGGGGCAGCGGACGCCGTGAATGCACGCCGCGCTTGGCGATGGACTCGTCATGCAACTCACGGGTTGTCGCAAAGCAACAAGCCTTGCGATAACAGCGGATGGGGTTGACTATAATCGGATTGGCCAAAACAGGGGGTGCCCGGATATGGGCCTGATGAACTGCAAAACGTGCGGACGCCTGTTTCAGCGGGTGTCGCGTGATATTTGTCCGCATTGCGTCCGGCAGGAAGAGGAAGATTTTTTGAAGGTCAGCCGGTTTCTGCGGGAACAGCCGGGCGCCACTCCGCAACAGGTGCACGAGGCGACGGACGTTGCCCTGAAGACGATTTATCAGTTTATTCGAGAAGGGCGTCTGATTGCGGCGAATTTTCCCAATATGACCTATCCGTGCGAACGTTGCGGATTGCCGATCTCCGTCGGGCGGTTTTGTGCGGCTTGTGCGGACGAGCTGAAGGCGCAATTGAGCCGGCTGACGCAGCGGGAAACGGCGGCGGCAGGCGAGTCCGGTAAGAAAGGCGACGAATTTTTTACGAAAAATCGGTTTACCCGCAAGTGATGAAGCATATCCAAGCGAGAATAAGGAAATTTGAGATAAACAGGTCCAACATGCGGAAATTCAGCTTATCATTTTGCCCTGATCTGCCGATACAACGGGTAGAGACTCGGATGTATCGGTTTTTCTGTTATATGAGGTGATTGCGATGAAAATCAACGGGGACGGGCGGATTCATCCGCTGCAGCCGTATCAAAGGAACAGCGGATTGGTAAAGGCCGGGCAGGCCGGAGCGCGGGGGAGCAGCCGCGATGAGCTGAGCATCTCGCTGGAAGCTTTGCAGATGGCGCAAAGCGGCCCGCCGATCGACCCGCAGCAGCGGACGGAACATGCGGAGAAAGTGCAGCGCATCAAACAGGCGGTGCAGAACGGAACGTACGAAATCGACGCGCGCAAGGTCGCGGATAAAATAGCACGGTATCTTCTCGGGGAGTAGGAGCGAACCGCGATGCTGTCCATCCAGCAGTTAGTCGAGACGGTGGAGGAACTGTTGAGCGAGCATGAGCGCCTGCTGCAGTTGGCGGAGCGGAAGAAACAGGCGCTGATCAAGGGGGATATGGAAGCGCTGCAGGCGGTCGTCAACGAAGAGGTCCAGTTTATCCGGAAAGTGGAGATATTGGAAGAGCGCCGGCAGGAACAGGGCAGGCAGATTGCCGTCCAGTACGGAATCCGTCTGGAGGAGTTGACCGCCTCGAAGCTGGCTGCGCTCGAGCCGGAACCGCAGCGGGCGGCGAAGATCAAATTGCTGACCGGGCGGTTTGCCAAAGTGATCGGCGAAATCAAAGCGGCGAATGAGCTGAACGGCCAGCTGATCCGCCAATCGCTTGATTTAGTGCAGCGTTCGATCGATCTTCTGGTGGATGTTTCCGATGCGGGTGTTTATACGGACAAGGGGAATGTAGGGCAAACAGTGGGGCAGAAACGATTTTTTGACAAGCAGGCGTAAGGAGGAGCGAGATGCGATCGACTTTTCACGGGCTTGAAGCCATGAAACGAGCTTTATACGTACAGCAGACCGCGTTGAATACCGTTTCCCACAACGTGGCCAACGCCAATACGCCGGGTTATTCCCGACAGGTGGTGGACATGTCGGCGTTCCAACCGCTGCAATATCCGGCCGTCTCGCGGGGAATGGAAGCAGGACAGCTGGGCCAGGGCTCATGGGTAGATGCGGTACGGCGCGTGCGGGATAATTTTCTGGATGCCCAATATCGGAGTGAAAATGAATCGCTGGGTGAATGGGGGGTTTATCGCCAAACGCTGGACAAAATACAGTCGATTATCAATGAGCCGTCTGAAACGGGACTTGCCACTGTTATCAACCAATTTTTCAATGCGTGGCACGATCTGAGCCTGGCTCCGGAAGATATCACGGCCCGCAAACTGGTGAAACAGCGGGCGATCGAATTGACCGATACATTTCACCATATCGATGCACAGTTAAAGACGCTTGACTCAGATCTTCAGAGCAGCATCACAAACAAAATAAGCGAAGTGAACAATATCATCAGCCAGATTCAGGGGCTGAACCACCAGATCAGGGTGGTTGAATCGCTGGGCGATAAAGCGAACGATCTCCGCGATCGCCGTGATCTCTTGGTGGATCAGTTGTCGAAGTTGGTGGATGTGAAAGTAACGGAAACCTCAACCAGCTATTCAATCAATATCGGCGGCCTGACGGTGCTGGTCGATGACAATCCTCCCGGTGTGCTGCAGTATGTGCCAAATGCCAATCCGGCACTGGATGTCATCAATCTTGTGCCGGGCGGACCGCTTGCCATTACGGGCGGTGAAATAAAGGGTCTGCTCAATGCCCGTCAGACCTATGTCCAGGCCTACCAGAACCAAATTGACGCTCTTGTTGACGGATTGGTGCAAGGGACTGTTCAGGTGACGCATCCAAATGGCACTGTCATGACGTTTAATGGGATCAATGGCATTCATGAAACAGGCTATACGATGCACAACCCAACCAAGGGGAATGGGTTTGCGTTCTTTATCAATGGAGGAGGACCATTCACGGCCGGTAATATCCAGGTGAACAATTTGATTCTGAACGACGATCAATATATCACCACTTCGGATACCACGTATGTGGATGGCTCAGGGAATCTGCAGGCGGTCAAAGGGAACAATGCTGTTGCATTGATGATTGCGCAAATGCAAAACCAAAAAATTGCTTTTTCCGGCGGTATCATAGGCAGCGGCACGGTCGAGGATTATTTTCAGGCGGTGGTGGGTCAGCTTGGGGTACAATCCCAGCAAGCTCAGCGCATGGAAAAAAATCAGGAAGCCTTGCTTCAGCAAATTGACAACCAGCGTCAGTCGGTCAGCGGGGTGTCAATTGACGAAGAAATGGCCGATATGATTAAATTCCAGCATGCTTATAACGCTTCTGCCCGTGTGATTACGACCATTGATTCGATTTTGGATAAAATCATAAATGGGATGGGGCTCACGCGATAAGGTATACATGAAAGCCGATCATGTGTGAGGAAGGAGTGACGATGTTTGCGAATCACCCAATCCATGCTCAACAACCAATTTCTCCTTAATTTGCGTGCAAGTAATGAGCGGATGCAGCAGTACCAAGATATGATGGCCACAGGCAAACGGGTTAACAAACCGGCTGATGATCCCGTCTCCGTCAGTTACGCGATGCGCTACAAATCGCAAATCGCCAATAATGAACAGTACAAACGGAATCTGGACAGGGCGAGAAGTATGCTGGACGCGACGGATGATGCCATTTCCAAGGTGAATGCGTTGATGCAGCGGGTACGGGAGCTTGCGGTTCAGGGGGCAAGCGATACGGCAACCATTGATGCCAAAACAGCGATTGCCAGCGAAGTCGGTCAGTTGTACGAAGAACTGGTTAATTTGGGAAACACTCGTTTTAACGGAAAAAGTCTGTTTAACGGGCAAATGACCGATCAAAACCCATATACGTTGGCCAATGCCAAAAATCAAAATTCGGATCCAAACAGTATTTTGGTAGCGGTTGCCGACGGAGTGAACATTCCCATTAATACAACCGGAAACCAGGTATTTGGGCAAAATGTGGGTGTGGAGCCGGACAATGCTTTTGCCATTGTGCAAGATTTGCAGACCTTTCTGCTGGCGAACAATTCGGCAGCAATCAGTCAGTTGATCGGGCGGATTGACAGCCGATTGAGCAAAATACAGAACGCCTGGGCGGATGTCGGCGGCCGGGCAAACCGTGTGGATCTGATCAGAAACAGGACTGAAGATACGGGACTGAACCTGCAGAAACTCTCCTCCGATGTTGAGGATGCGGACATGGCTGAAGTGATTACCAAATTCAAGACGCAGGAGAGTGTATACCGATCTGCTCTCAGTGCGGGTGCTCGTATTATTCAGCCAAGTCTCGTTGATTTTCTAAGATAGGACTATGGTGCGACTGGAGATCCATCAGACTTTTGGCCGCATTGGCCTGAATATAAAACGCCCTGAAGTGGTTCTGAATCCTGACACTCCGCCGTTGGAACTGGAAATTGCCCATCCTTGGATTGAAATCAAGCGGAATGGGTACAGTGAACTGCATATCGACCAAAGTGCCTGTTTTTCGGATATGGGGCTAAAGCCGCCTTCGGAAATTGGCCGGCAGATGTATGAATGGGGACAGCGGGATATCATGGAAGGAATCGCTCGTATAGTCGATGAAGGAAACGCATTGGGTGCGATTGAAATGGGGCAAACGATCGGTGATGTTGCCAGGTCAGCAGGCGATCAACCTGTTGAAGTGACGGTGGCCGCTGTGCCCTCTCACCGTCCGGAGATTCAGGTTGTTTATCACCCACCTGATATTGAGGTCCACCTAGGGGAAGTGAAAGTCAGGTATCGCCCTTGGACGGTGAATACTGAAGTGCAGTTGGGGAGTGTGCGTACGTATATGACACAATACCCTTCCATACAAATTACGGCTGTAGGAAGCGTGTTTGATACCCGGGTTTAGCCCGGGTGATTTTGTAAGGGGGATTACATGTGGAATTACAAGTTGTCTTTCCAAAAGGACTGCCTGGATTGGAACAAATGGTGGAGTGTACCCTGACAAGACTGGAGGAGGGACCGTTTTACATCCTGCACAGCAAGACGGAAGAGATTTCGTTGGTACTAACCGATCCGAGGGGATTTATTGAAGGCTATCAGATTCAGATTCCGGTACAGGATCTGGAGGATATCGGCGTAAATTCGGAACAGGATGCTGTTGTTCTGTTGGTGACGATCCTGGGGGACACACCGTCCGATTTTTGCGTAAATCTGATGGCGCCTGTGGTCATCAATCAGCGGAATGGAACGGGAAAACAGGTGATTCTAAGCAACAGCGGATATCCGAGCCGATACCCGCTGTTCTCAAAATCTTTGTTCGGAGCTGGGGGATCTTATGCTGGTATTGGCTAGAAAAGTCGGGGAAAGCATTATGATTGGGGATGAGATTGAAATCTCCGTACTTGACGTTCGTGGTGAACAGGTGCGTATCGGGATCAAGGCTCCGGATCGAATCAACATACTTCGCCGTGAAATTTATGATGAGATTCGCTGCGTCAATCAAGATGCGAAGCTGTCCCGGGATGCGGCGGATCGTTTGTCGGAAATCATGCAACTTGCTTCCAAGAAGGACAGAGATGAATCGGCGAGATAAATGGTTGAAAGAAAAAGATATTCAAAGCAGGTTTCGATTTTACGCTGATATAGGCTGATGATTTTCAAAAAACAAAAGTTAAATATTGAAAAGAGTGTCCGATAAAAAGGGTAGTGAGAGATTTCTCGGTTTGGGGCCGGCCCGCTGAGAATTCACTAAACATAGGATGGCATGGATGCCGTCAGATTAACAATCAAGGAGGATGTTTTTCATGCGGATTCAAAACAACATTTCAGCTTTGTTTGCCCAAAACAGACTTGCATTGAACAATGCGAACCTGCAAAAGTCTCTGGAAAAACTGTCTTCAGGTTATCGGATCAATCGCGCAGGTGACGATGCGGCTGGTCTCGCGATCTCCGAAAAGATGCGCGGGCAGATTGCCGGCCTGAACCAGGCCGTACGCAACGCGCAAGACGGCATTTCCTTGATCCAAACGGCTGAAGGTGCGCTGAACGAATCCCACAGCATTCTGCAGCGCATGCGCGAACTGGCTGTTCAGGCGGTCAACG encodes the following:
- a CDS encoding ComF family protein, with the translated sequence MSLRDYWETFLGLLFPQERSCIACRGPLPETDLPGQGWGREPANGRQLWPKGEAGANGRDGLPLTLEEGQWLPEKELCARCQSVLLPIEPPLCLLCGRHLSEPGRCPECERETSFVLSRSFGKYEGVLRDLLHRFKFSREEDLGIVLGACLQAAWDLHMAHFPIDWLVPVPIHPERLKERGYNQAERLALQLSSYSKIPCLPALRRTLYLKGQATRDRRERLKALQGTYVCDPDFSDRICGACILLVDDIYTTGSTAEACAHALRQAGAGQVYVLTVAR
- a CDS encoding TIGR03826 family flagellar region protein, which translates into the protein MGLMNCKTCGRLFQRVSRDICPHCVRQEEEDFLKVSRFLREQPGATPQQVHEATDVALKTIYQFIREGRLIAANFPNMTYPCERCGLPISVGRFCAACADELKAQLSRLTQRETAAAGESGKKGDEFFTKNRFTRK
- the flgM gene encoding flagellar biosynthesis anti-sigma factor FlgM, which encodes MKINGDGRIHPLQPYQRNSGLVKAGQAGARGSSRDELSISLEALQMAQSGPPIDPQQRTEHAEKVQRIKQAVQNGTYEIDARKVADKIARYLLGE
- a CDS encoding flagellar protein FlgN: MLSIQQLVETVEELLSEHERLLQLAERKKQALIKGDMEALQAVVNEEVQFIRKVEILEERRQEQGRQIAVQYGIRLEELTASKLAALEPEPQRAAKIKLLTGRFAKVIGEIKAANELNGQLIRQSLDLVQRSIDLLVDVSDAGVYTDKGNVGQTVGQKRFFDKQA
- the flgK gene encoding flagellar hook-associated protein FlgK yields the protein MRSTFHGLEAMKRALYVQQTALNTVSHNVANANTPGYSRQVVDMSAFQPLQYPAVSRGMEAGQLGQGSWVDAVRRVRDNFLDAQYRSENESLGEWGVYRQTLDKIQSIINEPSETGLATVINQFFNAWHDLSLAPEDITARKLVKQRAIELTDTFHHIDAQLKTLDSDLQSSITNKISEVNNIISQIQGLNHQIRVVESLGDKANDLRDRRDLLVDQLSKLVDVKVTETSTSYSINIGGLTVLVDDNPPGVLQYVPNANPALDVINLVPGGPLAITGGEIKGLLNARQTYVQAYQNQIDALVDGLVQGTVQVTHPNGTVMTFNGINGIHETGYTMHNPTKGNGFAFFINGGGPFTAGNIQVNNLILNDDQYITTSDTTYVDGSGNLQAVKGNNAVALMIAQMQNQKIAFSGGIIGSGTVEDYFQAVVGQLGVQSQQAQRMEKNQEALLQQIDNQRQSVSGVSIDEEMADMIKFQHAYNASARVITTIDSILDKIINGMGLTR
- the flgL gene encoding flagellar hook-associated protein FlgL, which produces MRITQSMLNNQFLLNLRASNERMQQYQDMMATGKRVNKPADDPVSVSYAMRYKSQIANNEQYKRNLDRARSMLDATDDAISKVNALMQRVRELAVQGASDTATIDAKTAIASEVGQLYEELVNLGNTRFNGKSLFNGQMTDQNPYTLANAKNQNSDPNSILVAVADGVNIPINTTGNQVFGQNVGVEPDNAFAIVQDLQTFLLANNSAAISQLIGRIDSRLSKIQNAWADVGGRANRVDLIRNRTEDTGLNLQKLSSDVEDADMAEVITKFKTQESVYRSALSAGARIIQPSLVDFLR
- a CDS encoding DUF6470 family protein, which produces MRLEIHQTFGRIGLNIKRPEVVLNPDTPPLELEIAHPWIEIKRNGYSELHIDQSACFSDMGLKPPSEIGRQMYEWGQRDIMEGIARIVDEGNALGAIEMGQTIGDVARSAGDQPVEVTVAAVPSHRPEIQVVYHPPDIEVHLGEVKVRYRPWTVNTEVQLGSVRTYMTQYPSIQITAVGSVFDTRV
- the fliW gene encoding flagellar assembly protein FliW; the encoded protein is MELQVVFPKGLPGLEQMVECTLTRLEEGPFYILHSKTEEISLVLTDPRGFIEGYQIQIPVQDLEDIGVNSEQDAVVLLVTILGDTPSDFCVNLMAPVVINQRNGTGKQVILSNSGYPSRYPLFSKSLFGAGGSYAGIG
- the csrA gene encoding carbon storage regulator CsrA is translated as MLVLARKVGESIMIGDEIEISVLDVRGEQVRIGIKAPDRINILRREIYDEIRCVNQDAKLSRDAADRLSEIMQLASKKDRDESAR